From a region of the Mycobacteroides saopaulense genome:
- a CDS encoding ABC transporter ATP-binding protein has translation MNCSAEFSSPESSVGDVLASAPSGFPQRTGAATDAPAIVFDHVTVAYGRGRKRSEALRNFNLRITRGETVALLGPSGSGKSTALKVLAGFVRPAFGTVRLDGRDVTDLPPAKRGIGVVVQSYALFPHMRVHDNVAFGLRARGTKSDHIAARVEETLAMVSMSAYADRYPRELSGGQQQRVAIARALAVRPRVLLLDEPLAALDAQLRQSMVAELQQLQQTLSDTAMLYVTHDQSEALALADRIAVMRNAELVDIDTVHNLWTRPPTDFTASFLGGANLIPCTVGRVSGESALVSVGDKMLSVTAPKAEFGRDPWAPGVNALVCVRPHTLSVVAVTEPGALRARVARQVWRGASTRLSLAVNGFPDQLIEADVPGRGDFAPDSVVGVKFPEPAGVLVTAPGAGG, from the coding sequence ATGAATTGCAGTGCCGAATTCTCTTCACCCGAAAGTTCTGTCGGCGATGTTCTTGCCAGTGCGCCCTCTGGATTTCCCCAGCGTACTGGCGCCGCCACGGACGCTCCGGCCATTGTCTTCGATCACGTGACCGTCGCCTACGGGCGCGGTAGGAAGAGATCGGAAGCGCTGCGGAACTTCAATCTGCGCATCACTCGCGGTGAGACGGTGGCACTTCTCGGACCCAGCGGGTCAGGAAAGTCAACCGCCCTCAAGGTGCTTGCAGGCTTCGTGCGGCCAGCCTTTGGCACGGTTCGGTTGGACGGTCGAGATGTCACAGACCTGCCACCGGCTAAGCGGGGAATCGGAGTGGTGGTGCAGTCCTATGCGCTGTTTCCGCACATGCGGGTGCACGACAACGTCGCCTTCGGGTTGCGTGCGCGGGGCACCAAGTCAGATCACATCGCGGCGCGTGTCGAGGAGACTCTCGCGATGGTGAGCATGTCCGCGTACGCCGACCGCTATCCACGCGAGCTGTCCGGTGGTCAGCAGCAGCGCGTGGCCATCGCGCGTGCGCTGGCCGTCCGGCCTCGGGTACTGCTCCTGGATGAACCGCTTGCCGCGCTGGATGCGCAACTGCGCCAGTCGATGGTCGCGGAACTGCAACAACTGCAGCAGACTCTCTCGGATACCGCGATGCTGTATGTCACCCACGACCAAAGCGAGGCGCTGGCGTTGGCCGACCGGATCGCGGTCATGCGCAACGCGGAGCTGGTCGACATCGATACCGTGCACAACCTGTGGACCAGGCCCCCAACTGATTTCACCGCCAGTTTCCTTGGTGGTGCCAACCTGATCCCGTGCACGGTGGGCCGGGTTTCGGGTGAGTCAGCACTCGTCTCGGTGGGAGACAAGATGCTCAGTGTGACGGCGCCTAAGGCCGAATTCGGCCGCGATCCCTGGGCACCGGGTGTGAATGCCCTGGTGTGTGTGCGTCCGCACACGCTCTCGGTGGTCGCCGTCACCGAACCCGGCGCACTGCGGGCACGCGTCGCACGTCAGGTGTGGCGAGGGGCCTCGACCAGGCTTTCGCTGGCGGTGAATGGATTCCCGGACCAGCTGATCGAGGCGGATGTACCAGGGCGCGGCGACTTTGCGCCAGATTCGGTTGTCGGAGTGAAGTTTCCGGAACCGGCCGGAGTGCTCGTCACCGCTCCGGGTGCCGGGGGATGA
- a CDS encoding 2-aminoethylphosphonate ABC transporter permease subunit: MTTVLERPGPPDAQARPQPRSAAPVLWALPPLFVVLVIIVYPLLRVLSNSAEGKGNSAWSAVLTSTMFQRALVTTAQVAVLTTIGCLMLGTFLAVVLSFVPFPGSELVGRLIDTVLALPSFLITLAFTFLYGTAGAVNAVIASLFGSSRTLDFLSTPTGVVLAEITFFTPFVVRPLLAAFATVPREQLDVAASLGASPWRVLRQVVMPEAWPALMAGGSLVLLLALNEFGIVLFTGAKEVVTLPVLIYTRGIVTFDLPGAAVIATVQVVVSLALYGLYRIIFSRMVSGRTAEYPKEV; encoded by the coding sequence ATGACCACGGTGCTGGAGCGCCCCGGCCCGCCTGACGCGCAAGCCCGCCCGCAGCCCCGATCCGCAGCGCCCGTTCTCTGGGCGTTGCCGCCACTTTTCGTCGTACTCGTCATCATCGTGTACCCGCTGCTGAGAGTGCTGTCGAATTCCGCTGAAGGAAAGGGGAATAGCGCTTGGTCCGCGGTGCTGACCTCCACCATGTTTCAGCGCGCGTTGGTGACCACCGCACAGGTTGCCGTCCTCACCACCATCGGGTGTCTGATGTTAGGTACTTTCCTTGCCGTCGTGTTGTCCTTCGTGCCATTTCCCGGGTCGGAATTGGTTGGCCGTCTCATCGATACCGTGCTCGCGCTTCCGTCCTTTCTGATCACCCTGGCCTTCACGTTCTTGTACGGCACCGCGGGCGCGGTCAACGCGGTCATCGCGAGTCTCTTCGGAAGCTCACGGACACTCGATTTCCTGTCCACCCCCACCGGCGTGGTCCTGGCCGAGATCACGTTCTTCACGCCGTTTGTGGTGCGTCCCTTGCTGGCCGCCTTCGCGACAGTTCCACGTGAACAGCTCGATGTCGCGGCCAGCCTCGGTGCTTCTCCATGGCGGGTGTTGCGTCAGGTGGTGATGCCGGAGGCGTGGCCCGCACTGATGGCAGGTGGAAGCCTGGTGCTGCTTTTGGCGCTCAACGAGTTCGGCATCGTGCTGTTCACCGGCGCCAAGGAGGTCGTGACCCTGCCGGTGCTCATCTACACCAGGGGAATCGTCACGTTCGATTTGCCGGGGGCCGCTGTCATCGCGACCGTTCAGGTGGTGGTTTCGCTGGCCCTGTACGGCCTGTACCGGATCATCTTCTCGCGCATGGTGTCTGGCCGGACCGCCGAGTACCCGAAGGAGGTCTGA
- a CDS encoding ABC transporter permease: MLLWTRRSRMVLWAVFAAAVTAIFVAPIATVVLAGFSGEWTGPLPSQLGVGRFEKVLGGDDLASLAVSLQTALIASAFALVLGTWAALSVREVAPWFRRAVDILFHLPIAIPSVAIGLGLLIAFNERPFLLGGTKWIVIVAHTALVLAFAFSSVSAALARLDPAYRQVAESLGAGRGRVLSRVTLPLLMPSLGAAAGLAIALSMGELGATVMVYPATWRTLPVTIFGLSDRGQVFSAAASTTLLLLVTLLALLVVGRIRGKPAWP; this comes from the coding sequence ATGCTGTTGTGGACAAGGCGGAGCAGAATGGTCCTCTGGGCAGTCTTCGCCGCCGCTGTCACTGCAATCTTCGTGGCGCCGATAGCGACCGTGGTGCTGGCAGGATTTTCGGGAGAGTGGACGGGCCCGCTGCCTTCGCAGCTTGGGGTCGGGCGATTTGAGAAGGTCCTGGGCGGTGACGATCTGGCCAGTTTGGCGGTCAGTCTGCAGACCGCCCTCATCGCGAGCGCGTTCGCACTGGTCCTCGGAACCTGGGCGGCGTTGAGTGTGCGTGAAGTGGCCCCGTGGTTTCGCCGAGCCGTCGACATCCTTTTCCACCTGCCGATCGCGATTCCTTCGGTGGCGATCGGGTTGGGATTGTTGATCGCCTTCAACGAACGCCCCTTTCTGCTGGGAGGGACGAAATGGATTGTGATCGTTGCCCATACCGCGCTTGTCCTGGCCTTCGCGTTCAGCTCCGTATCGGCTGCGCTGGCACGTCTGGACCCGGCTTACCGGCAGGTGGCCGAGTCATTGGGCGCCGGGCGCGGCCGAGTTCTGAGCAGGGTGACGTTGCCGCTGTTGATGCCGTCGTTGGGAGCGGCGGCCGGATTGGCTATCGCATTGTCGATGGGAGAATTGGGCGCGACGGTAATGGTGTACCCGGCCACATGGCGAACCCTGCCGGTGACCATCTTCGGCCTCTCGGACCGTGGACAAGTCTTCTCGGCGGCAGCGTCCACCACGCTGCTGCTCCTGGTGACACTGCTCGCGTTGCTCGTGGTCGGCCGGATCCGCGGGAAACCTGCCTGGCCGTGA
- a CDS encoding MaoC family dehydratase, giving the protein MSTKLATPQELLSLGRVELGTSSWVQITQEQVNEFADATGDRQWIHIDTERAKSGPFGGTIVHGYLTLALAPAFLDEVLEIASYDAVLNYGVNKVRFPAPLHVGARVRGHVTLLSAKQRDKGTVEATYGIKYEIEGKDRPPCAAESVYLYQ; this is encoded by the coding sequence ATGTCCACCAAGCTGGCGACACCACAGGAGCTGCTGTCCCTGGGCAGAGTCGAATTGGGTACCAGCAGTTGGGTTCAGATCACCCAGGAACAGGTCAATGAGTTCGCGGACGCGACCGGCGACCGGCAGTGGATTCACATCGACACCGAACGTGCCAAGTCCGGCCCTTTCGGCGGGACTATCGTGCATGGATACCTCACGCTCGCTCTGGCCCCGGCATTCCTCGACGAGGTACTTGAGATCGCGTCGTACGACGCGGTGCTCAACTACGGAGTCAACAAGGTGAGATTCCCCGCGCCGCTGCACGTGGGCGCGCGCGTGCGCGGGCACGTCACGCTGCTGTCGGCCAAGCAGCGCGACAAAGGCACCGTGGAGGCGACGTACGGGATCAAGTACGAGATCGAGGGCAAGGATCGGCCGCCCTGTGCCGCCGAAAGCGTGTACCTATACCAGTAG
- a CDS encoding sensor domain-containing protein produces the protein MRVKFADMRWSVPLVLALLLAATGCQKGVDGEATAERGSVSAGPIQPAQLDQLLTPALSLTITPGKPLFETDMQSVLWTGSDPAECQGVVGYGRHPLFPTNYTGREARTQTDNQYPNQHQLLEVSATYPGDFQAAKFLDSVRAKVSACQRQVVAWGDDGKRSTVTPGPVTAGSPDMVRWSTNLDGDQWICEFTVIAKANVIAQLVTCSGDRSIDNTALSNQRLEKIEELLNSKV, from the coding sequence ATGCGGGTAAAGTTTGCCGACATGAGGTGGTCAGTACCGCTGGTGCTCGCGCTGCTGCTCGCCGCGACGGGCTGCCAAAAGGGGGTCGACGGGGAGGCGACAGCGGAAAGAGGATCTGTTTCGGCGGGCCCGATTCAGCCCGCCCAGCTCGACCAACTCCTGACTCCGGCGCTATCGCTGACCATCACGCCGGGCAAGCCGCTGTTCGAAACCGACATGCAATCGGTCCTGTGGACAGGTTCCGATCCCGCCGAATGCCAAGGGGTCGTCGGGTACGGCCGCCATCCGCTGTTCCCCACGAACTACACCGGCCGCGAGGCGCGGACACAGACCGACAACCAGTATCCCAATCAGCACCAACTCCTCGAAGTCTCGGCCACCTATCCCGGTGATTTCCAGGCGGCGAAGTTCTTGGATTCGGTCCGCGCGAAAGTCTCCGCGTGTCAGCGCCAGGTGGTTGCGTGGGGTGATGACGGGAAGCGCAGCACCGTCACGCCGGGTCCGGTCACCGCGGGTTCACCCGATATGGTGCGGTGGTCGACGAATCTCGATGGTGATCAATGGATTTGCGAGTTCACCGTGATCGCCAAGGCCAACGTGATCGCACAGCTGGTGACCTGTTCGGGGGATCGATCGATCGACAACACAGCGCTGTCGAACCAGCGGCTCGAGAAGATCGAGGAGCTGCTCAACTCCAAGGTCTGA
- a CDS encoding TetR/AcrR family transcriptional regulator, with product MRHAGVGREARTTSTQGPSHSPKRERRRRGSISAEEIIAGAFELAEEIGISGLSMPLLAKHLDVGVTSIYWYFRKKGELLDAMTDRATKQYHFAAPFVGDETWQDALRCHTHRMRQAFRERPVLVELILMRTSELSSEALQASIQNLESLVQTLIGVGFSPDNALDVYFSLSLHIRGIVVLEHMDTVMPASGEARSLVPNPAIAPTLHELASRGHSIATISDANFDFTVEAIIQRAEHLLAQDIAAREAS from the coding sequence ATGCGACATGCCGGTGTCGGCCGTGAGGCCAGGACGACCAGCACACAGGGCCCTTCACACAGCCCCAAGCGGGAACGACGGCGCCGCGGCTCCATCTCGGCCGAGGAGATCATCGCCGGCGCGTTCGAACTCGCCGAGGAAATTGGCATCAGTGGGCTGAGCATGCCGCTGCTAGCGAAGCATCTGGACGTCGGCGTCACGAGTATCTACTGGTACTTCCGCAAAAAGGGCGAGCTGCTCGATGCGATGACCGACCGCGCGACAAAGCAGTATCACTTCGCCGCACCGTTCGTCGGCGACGAAACGTGGCAGGACGCCCTGCGCTGCCACACCCACCGGATGCGTCAAGCGTTTCGAGAGCGTCCGGTACTGGTCGAGCTCATCCTGATGCGCACGAGTGAGCTCAGCAGTGAGGCCTTGCAGGCGAGCATTCAGAACCTGGAATCGCTGGTACAGACCCTCATCGGCGTCGGATTCAGCCCAGACAACGCACTGGACGTGTACTTCTCCCTGTCTCTGCACATTCGCGGCATCGTGGTCCTCGAGCACATGGATACCGTCATGCCCGCGTCCGGCGAGGCCCGCAGCCTGGTACCTAACCCCGCGATCGCCCCGACCCTGCACGAGTTGGCCTCCCGCGGTCATTCGATCGCCACGATCTCGGATGCCAACTTCGACTTCACCGTCGAGGCCATCATCCAACGCGCCGAGCACCTGCTCGCCCAGGACATCGCAGCACGCGAGGCTTCCTGA
- a CDS encoding alpha/beta hydrolase has product MTLTAGGIEKGVAMAIDRDIDKDHDEEPDTALAASTPEKSEMPAWWVRRYTFTGTAVGLVFLWLSMTPSLLPRGPLFQALVSGGSGAIGYGLGVLAVWLVRYMRSQDSSPRAPRIAWWILIVVGIIGTVLMIVWFHFWQDRVRDLMGVPRLTFWAHPQTAVLSIIVLFVLVEIGQQIRRLILFLIGRLNRVAPKRVSAVVAVTLVVVLAMALINGVVVRVAMDFLNNTFSAVNNEESPDNPAPTTSLRSGGPGSLVSWASLGNQGRAFIGGGATTRELSAFNNAPATEPIRAYAGLESADGIKATAELAARELEREGGLHRKVVAVATTTGTGWINQAEADALEYMYNGDTAIVSMQYSFLPSWLSFLVDKENARQAGQALFEAVSARVRAMPEAVRPKLVVFGESLGSFGGEAPFLSVNNIVARTDGALFSGPTFNNSMWLEATHNRDDGSPEVLPIYDDGQNVRFVSRPEDLKRPANTWGNPRIVYLQHASDPIAWWNPDLILSKPDWLREPRGYDVLPSMEWIPFVTFLQVSADMAVAVNVPDGHGHVYVRAVADAWAAILQPPGWTQAKTERLRPLLHSGA; this is encoded by the coding sequence TTGACACTCACAGCTGGCGGCATCGAGAAGGGTGTGGCAATGGCGATCGACCGGGATATCGACAAGGACCACGACGAGGAGCCAGACACAGCGCTCGCCGCGTCCACGCCCGAGAAATCCGAGATGCCCGCATGGTGGGTGCGGCGGTACACGTTCACGGGTACCGCGGTCGGCTTGGTCTTCCTCTGGCTGTCGATGACACCGTCACTGTTGCCGCGGGGCCCGCTGTTCCAGGCATTGGTGAGCGGGGGTTCTGGAGCCATTGGTTACGGGCTCGGTGTCCTGGCGGTCTGGCTGGTGCGCTACATGCGGTCACAGGATTCGAGCCCGCGGGCACCGCGCATCGCATGGTGGATTCTCATCGTGGTCGGGATCATCGGCACCGTCTTGATGATCGTCTGGTTCCACTTCTGGCAGGACCGCGTACGTGACCTCATGGGCGTACCGAGGCTCACGTTCTGGGCACATCCGCAGACCGCTGTGCTGTCGATCATTGTGCTGTTCGTGCTGGTCGAGATCGGGCAACAGATCCGCCGGCTGATTCTGTTCCTGATCGGACGGCTCAACCGTGTGGCACCCAAACGCGTTTCCGCGGTGGTTGCCGTCACGCTGGTGGTGGTTCTGGCGATGGCCCTCATCAACGGTGTTGTCGTCAGGGTGGCGATGGACTTCTTGAACAACACCTTCTCGGCGGTGAACAACGAGGAGAGCCCGGACAACCCCGCGCCGACGACATCGCTGCGCTCGGGCGGGCCGGGCTCGTTGGTCTCCTGGGCGTCGTTGGGGAATCAGGGCCGTGCCTTCATCGGTGGTGGTGCCACCACCCGTGAGCTGTCCGCGTTCAACAACGCGCCGGCCACCGAACCGATCCGGGCGTACGCGGGCCTGGAGTCCGCGGACGGCATCAAGGCGACGGCCGAGCTCGCGGCTCGCGAGCTGGAACGTGAGGGTGGCTTGCATCGCAAGGTGGTGGCGGTGGCCACCACGACGGGAACCGGCTGGATCAACCAGGCCGAGGCAGACGCTCTGGAATACATGTACAACGGCGACACCGCCATTGTCAGCATGCAGTATTCATTTCTGCCCAGCTGGCTCTCGTTCCTGGTGGACAAGGAGAACGCGCGTCAGGCAGGGCAGGCGTTGTTCGAGGCCGTGTCCGCGCGGGTGCGTGCCATGCCGGAGGCGGTACGGCCCAAGCTGGTGGTGTTCGGGGAGAGTCTCGGATCGTTCGGCGGCGAGGCGCCGTTCCTGTCGGTGAACAACATCGTGGCCCGTACCGACGGTGCGCTGTTCTCCGGCCCCACGTTCAACAACTCCATGTGGCTTGAGGCCACACACAACCGCGACGACGGGTCGCCCGAGGTGTTGCCGATCTACGACGACGGACAAAATGTTCGATTCGTTTCGCGCCCAGAGGATCTCAAGCGCCCCGCGAACACCTGGGGGAACCCGCGCATCGTCTATCTACAGCACGCGTCGGACCCGATCGCCTGGTGGAACCCCGATCTCATTCTGAGCAAGCCGGACTGGCTGCGTGAACCGCGTGGTTACGACGTGCTGCCGAGCATGGAGTGGATACCGTTTGTGACCTTCTTGCAGGTTTCCGCCGACATGGCTGTCGCGGTGAATGTTCCCGACGGGCATGGCCACGTGTACGTGCGGGCGGTCGCCGATGCGTGGGCAGCGATCCTGCAACCGCCGGGATGGACACAGGCGAAGACCGAACGGCTGCGACCACTGTTGCACTCGGGGGCCTAG
- a CDS encoding alpha/beta fold hydrolase: protein MTTSDGRALHYMVAGTGDPTVVFESGMGFSRSAWGLVQPLVAQRFRSVVYDRANLGRSDDDHQPRTLERISGDLSELLAALGPGPYILVGHSYGGTIALASTVADPSRIAGIVLVDHSDENLDAYYRPASPGLRFLGVIHRAALDVMGRVGLLPFLVRRMMPRMPRDVVDDMVSEDLTWRAGRAANEEDRRFVDGMAGLRDEPPTLGSIPVTVISGARAEFLNEETRSELNAAHQVTAHRLGARHVVARKSGHQVVLTEPRLIADEVFRIADA, encoded by the coding sequence TTGACTACCTCCGACGGGCGCGCGTTGCACTACATGGTCGCCGGAACCGGTGATCCGACCGTGGTCTTCGAGTCGGGGATGGGCTTCTCGCGATCGGCCTGGGGTCTTGTGCAACCCCTTGTGGCCCAGCGTTTTCGGTCGGTGGTTTATGACCGAGCGAACCTGGGGCGCAGCGATGACGATCATCAGCCGCGCACCCTGGAACGAATCAGCGGGGACCTGAGTGAGCTGCTGGCGGCACTCGGTCCGGGGCCTTACATCCTGGTGGGTCACAGTTACGGCGGAACCATCGCGCTGGCCTCGACGGTGGCCGATCCGTCGCGCATCGCCGGCATCGTTCTCGTCGATCACTCCGACGAGAACCTCGATGCCTATTACCGTCCCGCCTCGCCCGGTTTGCGGTTCCTGGGCGTCATCCATCGGGCGGCCCTCGACGTGATGGGCCGGGTGGGCCTGCTGCCGTTTCTCGTTCGCCGCATGATGCCGCGGATGCCACGCGATGTCGTCGACGACATGGTGTCCGAAGATCTGACGTGGCGGGCCGGACGCGCCGCCAACGAGGAGGACCGCAGGTTTGTCGACGGGATGGCCGGGTTACGCGACGAACCACCGACTCTGGGCAGCATTCCCGTCACCGTCATCTCGGGAGCGCGCGCGGAGTTTCTGAATGAGGAGACACGGTCCGAACTGAATGCCGCACATCAGGTGACGGCACACCGCCTCGGCGCGCGCCACGTGGTGGCGCGCAAATCCGGACATCAGGTCGTTCTGACCGAACCGCGTTTGATCGCCGACGAGGTGTTTCGGATCGCGGATGCCTAG
- a CDS encoding DUF1906 domain-containing protein — MVSISRRDVLKYAAALPAAAALGGAAWATPRANAASLGTLIDYAGGVPTPEAIKAAGHLGAIRYVSDPRSPGLSAGKPIKLAEARDLYRAGLKIVSNYQYGKQDTADWLGGHDAGIKHAQRGWQLHVAAGGSYNVPIYVSIDDNPTPEQYKNQVAPYLKAWETVVGHARTGLYGNSKTIDWALQDGLCSYFWQHNWGSPKGFVHPEAHLHQFEIDKRQVGGIGVDLNDILKPNFGQWV; from the coding sequence GTGGTGTCCATATCCCGTCGGGATGTCCTCAAATACGCCGCCGCCTTGCCGGCCGCGGCGGCACTGGGCGGCGCAGCTTGGGCGACCCCGCGGGCGAACGCCGCATCATTGGGCACACTCATCGACTACGCCGGCGGTGTTCCGACTCCCGAAGCGATCAAGGCCGCCGGGCACCTGGGCGCCATCCGGTACGTATCCGATCCACGCAGCCCCGGATTGTCGGCGGGCAAACCCATCAAACTGGCCGAGGCGCGCGATCTATATCGGGCGGGTTTGAAGATCGTCTCCAACTACCAGTACGGCAAGCAGGACACGGCGGACTGGCTCGGTGGCCATGACGCCGGCATCAAACACGCACAGCGGGGTTGGCAGCTGCATGTCGCCGCGGGCGGTTCCTACAACGTGCCGATCTACGTCTCGATCGACGACAACCCGACACCTGAGCAGTACAAGAATCAGGTGGCGCCCTACCTGAAGGCCTGGGAAACGGTGGTCGGGCACGCCCGCACCGGCCTCTACGGCAACTCCAAGACCATTGATTGGGCCCTGCAGGACGGGTTGTGCTCGTACTTTTGGCAGCACAACTGGGGCAGCCCCAAGGGTTTCGTCCATCCCGAGGCGCACCTGCATCAGTTCGAGATCGACAAGCGGCAGGTCGGCGGAATCGGGGTCGACCTCAACGACATCCTCAAGCCCAATTTCGGGCAGTGGGTCTAG